One stretch of Rathayibacter festucae DSM 15932 DNA includes these proteins:
- a CDS encoding ribose-5-phosphate isomerase — MSAPFRLVVGSDDAGLDYKEIVKADLEKDSRVASVVDVGVDASSHTPYPSVAIAAAEMVARGEADRAILICGTGLGVAIAANKVAGIRAVTAHDSFSVERSILSNDAQVLCMGQRVVGIELARRLAKEWLGYEFDTSSASAEKVRVIEAYEAGNPVADDAATVGSC; from the coding sequence ATGAGCGCACCCTTCCGCCTCGTCGTCGGCTCCGATGACGCCGGTCTCGACTACAAGGAGATCGTCAAGGCAGACCTGGAGAAGGACTCCCGCGTCGCGTCCGTCGTCGACGTCGGCGTGGACGCCTCGTCGCACACGCCCTACCCGAGCGTCGCCATCGCCGCCGCCGAGATGGTCGCCCGCGGTGAGGCTGACCGCGCGATCCTGATCTGCGGCACCGGGCTCGGCGTCGCGATCGCCGCCAACAAGGTGGCCGGCATCCGCGCCGTCACCGCGCACGACTCGTTCTCAGTCGAGCGCTCGATCCTCTCCAACGACGCGCAGGTGCTCTGCATGGGCCAGCGCGTCGTCGGCATCGAGCTGGCTCGCCGCCTCGCGAAGGAGTGGCTCGGCTACGAGTTCGACACGTCCTCCGCCTCCGCGGAGAAGGTCCGCGTGATCGAGGCGTACGAGGCCGGCAACCCGGTCGCCGACGACGCCGCCACGGTCGGCTCGTGCTGA
- a CDS encoding dihydroxyacetone kinase family protein, which produces MTRLYNDPSDFADEMIDGFVAANRRFVRRVQGGVVRSTVSAPGSVALVVGGGSGHYPAFGGLVGQGLAHGAAMGNLFASPSAQQVHAVAAAAEHGGGVLLSYGNYAGDVLNFDAAERRLRDEGIDVRTVTVTDDVSSASVAEKHKRRGIAGDLTVFKVAGAAAEEGASLDEVERIARLANERTRSFGVAFSGCSLPGASEPLFTVPEGRMAVGMGIHGEPGIREDDVPTADGLAELLVSSLLAELPDGVDAAEGSRLVVVLNGLGSVKYEELFVVYSGVERRLRERGLEVLEPEVGELVTSFDMAGVSLTFFWVDDELERLWAAPAEAPAYRKGSVRPAEQAAVTEQETAAVVIGEASDDSRDAARTVLAALEATQSTIDESADELGRIDAVAGDGDHGIGMQRGVHAAVTAARAALEAGAGAGTVLAHAGDAWSDRAGGTSGALWGAALAAVGSALGDTAAPTAAAVVEGVDGARAAILRFGATPGDKTMVDSLVPFADVLAEAVAAGEELPVAWTRAAETCTAAAAATAQLLPRMGRARPHAEKSLGTPDAGAHSLGLIVTAIGAVLRSGTSGSATPGSVGSGA; this is translated from the coding sequence ATGACCCGGCTCTACAACGACCCGTCCGACTTCGCCGACGAGATGATCGACGGCTTCGTCGCCGCGAACCGCCGCTTCGTGCGGCGGGTGCAGGGCGGCGTGGTGCGCTCGACCGTGAGCGCGCCCGGCTCGGTCGCCCTCGTGGTGGGCGGCGGCTCCGGCCACTACCCGGCGTTCGGCGGACTCGTCGGGCAGGGTCTCGCGCACGGCGCGGCGATGGGGAACCTCTTCGCCTCGCCGTCCGCGCAGCAGGTGCACGCGGTCGCCGCGGCGGCCGAGCACGGCGGCGGCGTGCTGCTGAGCTACGGCAACTACGCGGGCGACGTGCTGAACTTCGACGCGGCCGAGCGGCGCCTGCGCGACGAGGGGATCGACGTCCGCACCGTGACGGTGACGGACGACGTCTCGAGCGCGAGCGTCGCCGAGAAGCACAAGCGCCGCGGGATCGCCGGCGACCTGACCGTCTTCAAGGTCGCGGGTGCCGCGGCGGAGGAGGGCGCGTCGCTGGACGAGGTCGAGCGCATCGCCCGCCTCGCCAACGAGCGCACCCGCTCCTTCGGCGTGGCGTTCTCGGGCTGCTCGCTGCCCGGGGCGTCCGAGCCGCTGTTCACCGTTCCGGAGGGGCGGATGGCGGTCGGCATGGGCATCCACGGCGAGCCGGGGATCCGCGAGGACGACGTGCCGACGGCCGACGGTCTCGCCGAGCTGCTGGTCTCGTCCCTACTCGCCGAGCTGCCCGACGGCGTCGACGCGGCCGAGGGCTCGCGCCTCGTCGTCGTGCTGAACGGGCTCGGCTCGGTGAAGTACGAGGAGCTGTTCGTCGTCTACTCCGGCGTCGAGCGGCGCCTGCGCGAGCGCGGCCTCGAGGTGCTCGAGCCCGAGGTCGGCGAGCTCGTCACCAGCTTCGACATGGCCGGCGTCTCGCTCACCTTCTTCTGGGTGGACGACGAGCTGGAGCGGCTCTGGGCCGCGCCGGCCGAGGCGCCCGCCTACCGCAAGGGCTCGGTCCGTCCCGCCGAGCAGGCCGCGGTGACGGAGCAGGAGACGGCCGCGGTCGTGATCGGCGAGGCGAGCGACGACTCCCGTGACGCCGCCCGCACCGTGCTCGCCGCTCTCGAGGCGACGCAGAGCACCATCGACGAGAGCGCCGACGAGCTCGGGCGGATCGACGCGGTCGCCGGCGACGGCGACCACGGCATCGGCATGCAGCGCGGCGTGCACGCGGCGGTCACCGCCGCCCGGGCCGCGCTCGAGGCCGGTGCCGGGGCGGGGACCGTGCTCGCCCACGCGGGTGACGCCTGGTCCGATCGGGCCGGCGGCACCTCCGGAGCGCTCTGGGGCGCCGCGCTCGCCGCGGTCGGCTCGGCGCTCGGCGACACCGCCGCGCCCACGGCCGCCGCGGTGGTCGAGGGGGTCGACGGCGCCCGCGCCGCGATCCTCCGCTTCGGCGCGACGCCCGGGGACAAGACGATGGTCGACTCCCTCGTGCCGTTCGCCGACGTCCTCGCCGAGGCCGTCGCCGCGGGCGAGGAACTACCCGTGGCCTGGACCCGGGCCGCCGAGACCTGCACCGCCGCCGCCGCCGCGACCGCGCAGCTGCTGCCGAGGATGGGCCGCGCCCGGCCGCACGCCGAGAAGAGCCTCGGCACCCCCGACGCGGGGGCGCACTCGCTCGGGCTGATCGTCACCGCGATCGGCGCGGTGCTGCGCTCGGGCACCTCCGGCTCCGCGACCCCCGGCTCTGTCGGCAGCGGCGCGTAG
- a CDS encoding MFS transporter, protein MFFINYLDRTAIGFAAPNGMEADLALSAAQFGFASGVFFIGYILLEVPSNLALHRFGARRWLARIMVSWGIVALLFTWVQNFEQLVALRFLLGVAEAGFFPGAILFLSLWVPAKHRSKILALFYLAQPLTTVIGAPLAGLLIEQDGILGLEGWRFMFLGVSLPAIVIGVIAWFYLKDKPSDAKWLTREEQVWLTTALKREEDVKTKGVTTHPKMSSAFKSGRVWMLSFVYFGFIYGLYALAFFLPTIIEGFQEQYGTTFGIFEKGLITAIPYVPAAIALYLWSRDATRRGVRTWHIVIPAIAGGLSIPLALFAGSPAATIAVITVTAMAIFSALPNFWTFPTRFLTGAAAAAGIALINTVGNLAGFSAPYITGALKDATGGYEVPMFIVGFFLLLSAVLMSLLARRYKDAPLDAPSVDVIAH, encoded by the coding sequence ATGTTCTTCATCAACTATCTCGACCGCACGGCCATCGGCTTCGCCGCGCCGAACGGCATGGAGGCCGACCTCGCCCTCTCGGCGGCCCAGTTCGGCTTCGCCTCGGGCGTCTTCTTCATCGGCTACATCCTGCTGGAGGTGCCGAGCAACCTCGCGCTGCACCGCTTCGGCGCTCGCCGCTGGCTCGCCCGCATCATGGTCAGCTGGGGCATCGTCGCGCTGCTCTTCACCTGGGTGCAGAACTTCGAGCAGCTCGTCGCCCTGCGCTTCCTGCTCGGTGTCGCCGAGGCGGGCTTCTTCCCGGGCGCGATCCTCTTCCTCAGCCTCTGGGTGCCGGCCAAGCACCGCTCGAAGATCCTCGCGCTCTTCTACCTGGCGCAGCCGCTCACCACGGTCATCGGCGCCCCGCTCGCGGGGCTGCTGATCGAGCAGGACGGCATCCTCGGCCTCGAGGGCTGGCGCTTCATGTTCCTCGGCGTCTCGCTGCCGGCGATCGTCATCGGCGTCATCGCCTGGTTCTACCTCAAGGACAAGCCCTCCGACGCGAAGTGGCTGACCCGCGAGGAGCAGGTCTGGCTCACCACCGCGCTCAAGCGCGAGGAGGACGTGAAGACCAAGGGCGTCACCACCCACCCCAAGATGTCCTCCGCCTTCAAGAGCGGCCGCGTCTGGATGCTGAGCTTCGTCTACTTCGGCTTCATCTACGGCCTCTACGCCCTCGCCTTCTTCCTGCCCACGATCATCGAGGGCTTCCAGGAGCAGTACGGCACCACCTTCGGCATCTTCGAGAAGGGCCTGATCACCGCGATCCCCTACGTGCCCGCGGCGATCGCCCTCTACCTCTGGTCGCGCGACGCGACCCGCCGCGGCGTCCGCACCTGGCACATCGTGATCCCCGCGATCGCCGGTGGCCTGTCCATCCCGCTCGCGCTCTTCGCCGGCTCCCCGGCGGCCACGATCGCCGTGATCACCGTGACCGCGATGGCGATCTTCTCGGCGCTGCCCAACTTCTGGACCTTCCCGACCCGGTTCCTCACCGGCGCGGCGGCTGCGGCGGGCATCGCGCTGATCAACACCGTCGGAAACCTGGCCGGCTTCTCGGCCCCGTACATCACGGGCGCCCTGAAGGACGCGACCGGCGGCTACGAGGTCCCGATGTTCATCGTCGGCTTCTTCCTGCTGCTCTCGGCCGTGCTGATGTCCCTGCTGGCGCGCCGCTACAAGGACGCACCTCTCGACGCCCCCAGCGTCGACGTGATCGCGCACTGA
- a CDS encoding FadR/GntR family transcriptional regulator, whose amino-acid sequence MPAYPEDDPSLVRLELQVLPRGTAVAEVAKQLTSLLTRGDLVPGSRLPPERQLAESLGVGRSAVREALAALEILGIVTVRPGSGTYLRDSTSELLPTTLSWGLMLSAGRTAELIEVRGTLEVQAAMLAALRIDEEGLERLRAHLAAMESHLDDIAAFVEADVRFHLQIAVSAENVVLRDLLQTIRSLLRLWVERALSSPEQALDAFTEHRAVLEAIEARDPAAAARAMEAHMSTASRRLADTGS is encoded by the coding sequence ATGCCGGCGTACCCCGAAGACGATCCGTCCCTCGTGCGCCTGGAGCTGCAGGTCCTCCCCCGGGGCACCGCCGTCGCCGAGGTGGCGAAGCAGCTCACCTCGCTGCTCACCCGCGGCGACCTCGTGCCCGGCTCCCGCCTCCCGCCGGAGCGCCAGCTCGCCGAGAGCCTCGGCGTCGGCCGGTCGGCGGTGCGCGAGGCGCTCGCGGCGCTGGAGATCCTCGGCATCGTCACGGTGCGGCCCGGCTCCGGCACCTACCTGCGCGACAGCACCTCCGAGCTGCTGCCGACGACGCTGAGCTGGGGGCTGATGCTCTCCGCGGGGCGCACGGCCGAGCTGATCGAGGTGCGCGGCACCCTGGAGGTGCAGGCCGCGATGCTGGCAGCGCTCCGGATCGACGAGGAGGGCCTCGAGCGCCTGCGCGCGCACCTGGCGGCGATGGAGTCGCACCTCGACGACATCGCGGCGTTCGTCGAGGCCGACGTGCGCTTCCACCTGCAGATCGCGGTCAGCGCCGAGAACGTGGTGCTGCGCGATCTGCTGCAGACCATCCGCTCGCTGCTGCGACTCTGGGTCGAGCGCGCGCTCAGCAGCCCCGAGCAGGCCCTCGACGCCTTCACCGAGCACCGCGCCGTGCTCGAGGCGATCGAGGCGCGCGACCCGGCCGCCGCCGCGCGGGCGATGGAGGCGCACATGAGCACCGCGTCCCGGCGCCTGGCGGACACCGGGAGCTGA
- a CDS encoding DUF4232 domain-containing protein: MSDLLRRGAAAALTLAAVGLLVTGCAGRADIASSTSPLPRPSATATVTPTASPTATASAPASIVPTAEPTAAPTAAPETPAPLPTATQPPAPAPEPAPETVRCVGSDLSLEYRADPDASGAGSSAFDLIFTNTTDRTCTLAGIPGVYAAGADGSRLGAVASADGPNPAGLLALAPAAQADVRVAWHSPGAFGCPTATSTFVVAEVIDAVDAAVRAPAAIEVCTDSTVYLDASTYTLLG, from the coding sequence ATGAGCGACCTCCTGCGCCGCGGTGCCGCGGCGGCCCTGACCCTCGCCGCGGTCGGCCTCCTCGTCACCGGCTGCGCGGGGCGCGCCGACATCGCCTCCTCCACCTCGCCGCTGCCGCGGCCGAGCGCGACGGCCACGGTGACGCCCACGGCCTCGCCCACCGCGACGGCGTCGGCACCCGCCTCGATCGTCCCAACCGCGGAGCCGACCGCCGCGCCGACGGCGGCACCCGAGACTCCCGCCCCGCTGCCGACTGCGACCCAGCCGCCGGCACCCGCGCCCGAGCCGGCGCCCGAGACCGTCCGCTGCGTCGGGAGCGACCTCTCGCTCGAGTACCGCGCCGACCCCGACGCGTCCGGCGCGGGCAGCAGCGCCTTCGACCTGATCTTCACGAACACGACCGACCGGACCTGCACGCTCGCCGGCATCCCCGGGGTCTACGCCGCGGGGGCCGACGGCAGCCGCCTCGGCGCGGTCGCCTCCGCCGACGGCCCGAACCCGGCCGGCCTGCTCGCCCTCGCTCCAGCGGCGCAGGCGGACGTCCGGGTCGCCTGGCACTCCCCCGGCGCCTTCGGCTGCCCGACCGCGACGTCGACGTTCGTGGTGGCCGAGGTGATCGACGCGGTCGATGCCGCCGTCCGCGCGCCCGCGGCGATCGAGGTCTGCACCGACAGCACCGTGTACCTGGACGCCTCGACCTACACGCTGCTCGGCTAG
- the msrA gene encoding peptide-methionine (S)-S-oxide reductase MsrA, whose translation MAEERAILAGGCFWGLQELIRDLPGVFETRAGYSGGTTPNATYRHHGDHAEAVEIEFDPEQTSYRDLLEFFFQAHDPTTRNRQGNDIGTGYRSVIVALSPEQERVARETIAEIDASGRWPGPVVTEVQPAGEFWDAEEEHQDYLRKHPGGYTCHWVRPGWTLDA comes from the coding sequence ATGGCCGAGGAGCGCGCGATCCTCGCCGGCGGCTGCTTCTGGGGCCTGCAGGAGCTGATCCGGGACCTGCCGGGCGTCTTCGAGACCCGCGCCGGCTACTCCGGCGGGACGACCCCGAACGCCACCTACCGCCACCACGGCGACCACGCCGAGGCGGTGGAGATCGAGTTCGACCCCGAGCAGACCTCGTACCGCGACCTGCTCGAGTTCTTCTTCCAGGCCCACGACCCGACCACCCGGAACCGGCAGGGCAACGACATCGGCACGGGCTACCGCTCCGTGATCGTCGCCCTCTCGCCCGAGCAGGAGCGCGTCGCCCGCGAGACGATCGCCGAGATCGACGCCTCCGGCCGCTGGCCGGGCCCGGTCGTCACCGAGGTCCAGCCGGCCGGCGAGTTCTGGGACGCGGAGGAGGAGCACCAGGACTACCTCCGGAAGCATCCCGGCGGCTACACCTGCCACTGGGTGCGCCCGGGCTGGACGCTCGACGCCTGA
- a CDS encoding ABC transporter permease gives MSPALAALRRRLGRRRPRSAAASALLRPVRRADRFTAADLLAEATSDIGTRPARLVMTLLGTVLGIGALVATIGFAQTTADQLARRFDAFAATQVVVQPAEAKDSSGDSVATGRLPWDAVDRVLRLAGVEQAALVGEVSLREGASVTAVPVNDPSAPAAAPPRVFAASADLLGTLEGDVTTGRMFDSGHDARADRVVVLGSRAAERLGVERVDSRPSILIDGVAYSVLGIFADVHARAELLDAVVLPTGTARADFALATPGDLQARIDIGAGPQVAAQAPLTLAPDAPDSVSVSAPGGRSELAGDVRADVDLVFLILSVVVLLAGGVGIANVTTLSVMERVGEIGLRRALGATRRRIAQQFIVESAVIGLLGGLLGAATGVLAVLAVSLAQQWTPVLDPGVAFGGALLGALIGLLAGSVPARRASRIEPIAALRGT, from the coding sequence ATGAGCCCGGCACTCGCGGCGCTGCGCCGGCGGCTCGGGCGCCGGCGACCGCGCTCGGCCGCCGCGTCCGCGCTGCTGCGGCCGGTCCGCCGCGCGGACCGCTTCACCGCCGCCGACCTGCTCGCCGAGGCCACCTCCGACATCGGCACGCGGCCGGCCCGGCTGGTGATGACTCTGCTCGGCACGGTGCTCGGCATCGGCGCTCTCGTCGCCACGATCGGCTTCGCCCAGACGACCGCCGATCAGCTCGCCCGCCGGTTCGACGCGTTCGCCGCCACCCAGGTCGTCGTGCAGCCGGCCGAGGCGAAGGACTCCTCCGGCGACAGCGTCGCCACCGGGCGCCTGCCCTGGGACGCCGTCGACCGGGTGCTCCGGCTCGCCGGTGTCGAGCAGGCGGCTCTCGTCGGCGAGGTGTCCCTCCGCGAGGGCGCGAGCGTCACCGCCGTCCCGGTCAACGACCCCTCGGCGCCCGCCGCCGCCCCGCCGCGGGTGTTCGCCGCCTCCGCCGATCTCCTCGGCACCCTCGAGGGCGACGTGACCACCGGGCGGATGTTCGACTCCGGACACGACGCGCGCGCCGACCGCGTCGTCGTCCTCGGCAGCCGCGCGGCGGAGCGGCTCGGTGTCGAGCGCGTCGACTCCCGGCCGTCGATCCTGATCGACGGAGTCGCCTACTCGGTCCTCGGGATCTTCGCCGACGTCCACGCCCGCGCCGAGCTGCTCGACGCGGTCGTCCTCCCCACCGGCACCGCGCGGGCCGACTTCGCGCTCGCGACGCCGGGAGACCTCCAGGCGCGCATCGACATCGGCGCCGGCCCGCAGGTCGCGGCGCAGGCTCCGCTGACCCTCGCCCCGGACGCACCCGACTCCGTCTCCGTCTCCGCGCCAGGCGGCCGGTCCGAGCTGGCCGGCGACGTCCGCGCCGACGTGGACCTGGTGTTCCTGATCCTCTCGGTGGTGGTGCTCCTCGCGGGCGGCGTCGGCATCGCCAACGTCACCACGCTGTCGGTGATGGAGCGCGTCGGCGAGATCGGCCTGCGCCGTGCCCTCGGCGCCACACGACGCAGGATCGCGCAGCAGTTCATCGTCGAGTCGGCCGTGATCGGCCTCCTCGGCGGTCTGCTCGGTGCAGCGACCGGCGTCCTCGCGGTGCTCGCGGTCTCGCTCGCGCAGCAGTGGACCCCGGTGCTCGACCCCGGGGTGGCGTTCGGCGGCGCGCTCCTCGGCGCGCTGATCGGACTGCTCGCGGGCAGCGTGCCGGCGCGACGCGCCTCCCGCATCGAGCCGATCGCGGCCCTCCGCGGGACGTGA
- a CDS encoding ABC transporter ATP-binding protein, whose protein sequence is MTAPLVELRDVTRSFPGPPEVQALKGVSLRIDEGDYVSIVGPSGSGKSTMLNILGLLDRPSVGEYRLDGALTGALDEDTRAAVRAQRIGFVFQSFHLLPRRTVLENVMLPMLYSGTPRADREARARDALLRVGLGHRLGFLPTTLSGGERQRVAVARAVVARPSLLLADEPTGNLDGSTTADVMRLFEELTDTGLTLVVITHDLAVARRARRCLRIADGRMQEVTA, encoded by the coding sequence GTGACCGCTCCGCTGGTCGAGCTGCGGGACGTCACCCGCTCGTTCCCGGGTCCGCCCGAGGTGCAGGCGCTCAAGGGCGTCAGCCTCCGGATCGACGAGGGGGACTACGTCTCGATCGTCGGCCCCAGCGGCTCGGGCAAGTCGACGATGCTGAACATCCTCGGGCTGCTCGACCGGCCGAGCGTCGGCGAGTACCGGCTCGACGGCGCGCTCACCGGGGCGCTCGACGAGGACACCCGGGCCGCCGTGCGGGCGCAGCGCATCGGCTTCGTGTTCCAGTCCTTCCACCTGCTGCCGCGGCGCACGGTGCTCGAGAACGTGATGCTGCCGATGCTCTACAGCGGGACGCCGCGCGCCGACCGCGAGGCGCGCGCCCGCGACGCCCTGCTCCGGGTCGGCCTCGGGCACCGGCTCGGCTTCCTGCCGACCACGCTCTCGGGAGGCGAGCGCCAGCGCGTCGCCGTGGCGCGCGCCGTGGTCGCCCGCCCGAGCCTCCTCCTCGCCGATGAGCCCACCGGCAATCTGGACGGCTCGACGACCGCGGACGTGATGCGGCTCTTCGAGGAGCTGACGGACACCGGACTCACCCTGGTCGTCATCACCCACGACCTCGCCGTCGCCCGACGGGCGCGCCGGTGCCTCCGCATCGCCGACGGACGGATGCAGGAGGTGACCGCATGA
- a CDS encoding SDR family NAD(P)-dependent oxidoreductase: MTGRLTGKTALVTGAGSGIGRAVAERFAREGARVAFTDRDLAAAEDAAAAFPDSVAVRLDISDESSVEQAFARLAADGFAVDVVVANAGVQLFGQDAKIADLDLDVWRRTIDINLTGTFLTVKHAVRALRGRGGSIVLTGSPTGLNGEGQDFTAYSSSKAGMHGLARTVAAAYAGEGIRVNTVVPGYTETPLVTAISGDAEARAAITSRIPLGRPGSAADVEGIMVYLASDESSYATGALFRVDGGMTTL, from the coding sequence ATGACCGGACGCCTCACTGGCAAGACCGCCCTCGTCACCGGAGCCGGCTCCGGCATCGGCCGGGCCGTGGCGGAGCGCTTCGCACGCGAGGGCGCCCGGGTCGCCTTCACCGACCGCGACCTCGCCGCGGCGGAGGACGCAGCGGCCGCCTTCCCGGACTCCGTCGCCGTCCGGCTCGACATCTCGGACGAGAGCAGCGTCGAGCAGGCCTTCGCCCGTCTCGCGGCCGACGGCTTCGCGGTCGACGTGGTCGTCGCGAACGCCGGCGTGCAGCTCTTCGGCCAGGACGCGAAGATCGCCGACCTCGACCTCGACGTCTGGCGCCGCACGATCGACATCAACCTCACCGGCACCTTCCTCACCGTCAAGCACGCCGTCCGTGCACTGCGAGGCCGCGGCGGCTCGATCGTCCTCACCGGCAGCCCGACCGGGCTCAACGGCGAGGGCCAGGACTTCACCGCCTACAGCAGCTCGAAGGCCGGCATGCACGGCCTCGCCCGCACCGTCGCCGCCGCCTACGCGGGAGAGGGGATCCGCGTGAACACGGTCGTCCCCGGCTACACCGAGACCCCGCTGGTCACCGCGATCTCGGGCGACGCCGAGGCCCGCGCCGCGATCACCTCGCGCATCCCGCTCGGTCGACCCGGCTCCGCGGCGGACGTCGAGGGCATCATGGTCTACCTCGCCAGCGACGAGTCGAGCTACGCCACCGGCGCGCTCTTCCGCGTCGACGGCGGCATGACCACCCTCTGA
- a CDS encoding DoxX family protein, giving the protein MKVGSLVLRLAVGGLFVGHGLQKLRGSFDGPGLDGTEQMMKSLELHPARRNAVAAAVTETAGGAALALGLATPVAAAGLIATMVTAVRKVHWSNGLWNSGGGWEYNGLLAAAATAIVADGPGALSFDGLVGKRKWGAGWALFALVAGAAASTAVIEAGRRAAPAEVEDTGRETPAASDSPTASDNTAS; this is encoded by the coding sequence ATGAAGGTCGGCTCGCTCGTTCTCCGTCTCGCCGTCGGCGGTCTGTTCGTCGGACACGGACTGCAGAAGCTCCGCGGCTCGTTCGACGGGCCCGGCCTCGACGGCACCGAGCAGATGATGAAGAGCCTGGAGCTGCACCCGGCGCGCCGGAACGCGGTCGCTGCCGCCGTCACCGAGACCGCGGGCGGCGCCGCGCTCGCCCTGGGCCTGGCGACGCCGGTCGCGGCGGCCGGGCTGATCGCGACCATGGTCACGGCCGTCCGCAAGGTGCACTGGTCGAACGGCCTCTGGAACAGCGGCGGGGGCTGGGAGTACAACGGCCTGCTCGCGGCCGCCGCGACCGCGATCGTCGCGGACGGACCGGGCGCTCTCTCCTTCGACGGCCTCGTCGGGAAGCGGAAGTGGGGGGCCGGCTGGGCGCTCTTCGCCCTGGTCGCCGGCGCCGCCGCCTCCACCGCCGTGATCGAGGCCGGACGCCGCGCCGCACCCGCCGAGGTCGAGGACACCGGCCGCGAGACCCCCGCCGCGTCGGACTCCCCCACGGCGTCGGACAACACGGCGTCCTGA
- a CDS encoding tetratricopeptide repeat protein — protein sequence MTASTPPAVRQLRLVVQVDDLDAALRFYRDTLGLTERAAFEGDGDARVAILEAGVATLELANPAQVRMIDGLETDGDTSDPLRIAFEVDDAAAATAALADAGAELVASPRETPWRSLNSRLRSPDGLQLTLFEELGAAPEDDADDELLLWQRAVDRLDGLEDPDGVVERMRVLAARYPGSDGVAHFELGGALDSAGHEAEAAVEYERAVAAGLDDERLARLSIQYASTLRNLGRTKEAIVLLSSAQPHPSVGAAREVFLALALHSAGRTDEALRTALEALAPTLPRYRRSVAAYAADLTDSAPQS from the coding sequence GTGACCGCCTCCACTCCCCCCGCCGTCCGCCAGCTCCGCCTCGTCGTCCAGGTGGACGACCTCGACGCGGCGCTCCGCTTCTACCGGGACACCCTCGGCCTGACCGAGCGCGCCGCCTTCGAGGGCGACGGCGACGCCCGCGTCGCGATCCTCGAGGCCGGCGTCGCCACCCTCGAGCTGGCGAACCCCGCGCAGGTGCGGATGATCGACGGCCTCGAGACGGACGGCGACACGAGCGACCCCCTCCGGATCGCCTTCGAGGTCGACGACGCCGCCGCCGCGACCGCGGCCCTCGCCGACGCGGGCGCCGAACTCGTCGCCTCCCCGCGGGAGACGCCCTGGCGCTCGCTCAACTCCCGCCTGCGATCCCCCGACGGCCTGCAGCTGACGCTGTTCGAGGAGCTCGGAGCCGCGCCCGAGGACGACGCGGACGACGAGCTCCTCCTCTGGCAGCGCGCCGTCGACCGGCTCGACGGCCTCGAGGATCCGGACGGTGTCGTCGAGCGGATGCGAGTGCTCGCCGCGCGCTACCCGGGCAGCGACGGCGTCGCGCACTTCGAGCTCGGCGGTGCCCTCGACAGCGCAGGCCACGAGGCGGAGGCGGCCGTGGAGTACGAGCGCGCCGTCGCCGCCGGTCTCGACGACGAGCGCCTCGCCCGGCTGAGCATCCAGTACGCCTCGACCCTGCGGAACCTCGGCCGGACCAAGGAGGCGATCGTCCTCCTCTCCTCCGCCCAGCCGCACCCGTCGGTCGGTGCGGCGCGCGAGGTCTTCCTCGCACTCGCCCTGCACAGCGCCGGCCGCACCGACGAGGCGCTGAGGACCGCCCTCGAGGCGCTCGCCCCGACGTTGCCGCGCTATCGCCGCTCGGTCGCCGCGTACGCCGCCGATCTCACGGACTCGGCGCCGCAGAGCTGA
- a CDS encoding SRPBCC family protein — protein MTVVESVKDIENLTMTITAEFEAPVERVWRIWVDPRRLERWWGPPTWPATFEAHEAVEGSRSRYFMTGPDGEKARGYWVVTKVEEPTRFEFDDGFADEEGRPDDSLGVTHAVVTLAEVDGRTRMTVRSSFETLEQLEQMVQMGMEEGMNQAMGQIDALLAE, from the coding sequence ATGACCGTCGTGGAGTCCGTCAAGGACATCGAGAACCTGACCATGACCATCACCGCCGAGTTCGAGGCGCCCGTCGAGCGGGTGTGGCGGATCTGGGTGGACCCGCGGCGGCTCGAGCGCTGGTGGGGACCGCCGACCTGGCCGGCGACCTTCGAGGCGCACGAGGCGGTGGAGGGCTCGCGAAGCCGGTACTTCATGACGGGGCCGGACGGGGAGAAGGCCCGCGGCTACTGGGTGGTGACGAAGGTCGAGGAGCCGACGCGGTTCGAGTTCGACGACGGCTTCGCCGACGAGGAGGGGCGCCCGGACGACTCGCTGGGCGTCACCCACGCGGTCGTCACCCTCGCCGAGGTGGACGGACGCACCCGGATGACCGTCCGCTCCTCCTTCGAGACCCTCGAGCAGCTCGAGCAGATGGTGCAGATGGGCATGGAGGAGGGGATGAACCAGGCGATGGGGCAGATCGACGCGCTGCTCGCGGAGTGA